In Myripristis murdjan chromosome 23, fMyrMur1.1, whole genome shotgun sequence, the DNA window GAGACGCTGAAAACGAATCAGATTTGTCAGAATGGAATCGTGGTGTCACTCATGGATGCTCCTCCACACTCAGGACCTGATGCTTCCAAACAAGAGCTGCTTGATCAGTAAAcatgtgcagtttactgacatcatGTTGGAGTGAGTTTTGGCCAGTTGCCTCTCGGTGCCCGTTAGAGCCTACACTGTGAGAAACtgcaactttaaaatgtaaaccATAAGCTGAAGCCCTGATCACAAATCAGTTGCGTAATGTCAGGCGGTGATGTGTGCGAAATCAGGCTGTGGTGAACAAAGTGATCAAGACCTTAGTGCTAAGAGACACTGGGAAACCAAGCCCCGCCTTCCACGAGACGTGATAACCTCGCCACGACCTTTGGATTGTCAAAGCCATgtgttacttttttatttaattatattttatggAATAAACAATTGTGTACCCTGTCTTCTGCCCTTTGCACTTCTGTCCAGTGtgacaaactgaaacaaaccaGCTCCTCAGACTGTACATGATGAAGAGAGCAGCTCATAATCTGCTGCTTTATTCTACATGACCTCAAAACAGATCACAGAATTACTGGAGTCGTCCTGAGACAAATGTAGCGAGACGTTTTCATTACCAAAGGAACACTCACGCTTCAGTAATTAGTCATTTTTATTATAAGCCCTATAGATTAGTATTTTTCTTAagtaacaataatgataacaataataataatgttaatctTACTATGAACAGTGCCAGACTCTGCGATATTTGATTGGACAAAGGAAAACAATTTGCTTTTCCAGTGTGACCACAGAATTCTTGGTCATTTTATTGACAGGTTTTTTCGTTTATAGCACATGatgacataacataacatgcCGGGAAGAGAAAGGGGTTTGTATCTATAGTTTCCAACGTAAGCTGGGTGTACAGTGTGGTGTAAACTGAACCGACAACTGTCAAAAGTGCAGCCATCATTTTTAAAGTGAGGGACGgaatcataacatttttttttttttttacataaaaataaatcaacaggttTGTGGGACTATATTAACCCTTAAAACCCAGGAGTCTGTGGGcaggctttattttgtttttggggtGATTATGTAATAATTTGcttgtaatttaattgtaaATATGCTGTATATTCGCAATAATTACAAAtagttttctttagtttttttttctgcttattttattttttactatacTTATTTTCCAGTtggtcattttattgtatttcttataatttcttGGTAATTTTCCGgtcatttttgctcatttgctttttggctttttttgtgaatttgctcaggcttCAAAGGGCTAAAAGGATCTCTGAGGCCTTTCAGGAGCATTAAAGAAAAAGGTGCCTGGACTAACTGGAACAGTGTGTAGCAGCAGGAAGGTGTGGGGGACAGCACCATGGCTAGGCGAGCTGCGCTGAATGAACAATGATAATAGACCAGgtagtataaaaataaaaaagttcatGTTCTCAAGAGCAGcttcaaaaattcagtttatcTCACATGAACAAGGTAGTGGAGTTTGGTGTGGGGCTTAAGATGCTAACTTCAGGACCAGTGGAATCCAGagtggctcttttttttttttttttttaaacatcttaGAAATCACAGTAATTTTGATACgtcattgtgtgttttatgtgcaaACCAAACCCCTTTAGCTGTCACTTCTCCTCACCACAAAAGACAAACATGGAACAGGAAGATGAAACATCATTGGCAACAAGGAATCAGCTTGAGTTACAGTTTGTGTTGCCGAGTGTCGCGTGCGGACACACAGGGTGAGGTAATGACACGACGCAGCAGAGCAGCGACATGCAGCCTCTGACGTGCCACTGAGCCTTCACACTGCCGGCAACACCGTCAAGTCACTTCAAGTCTGTTCATGAGCACAGCTGGACAATTCATTGAAATCGCAATATGGCCAAATCCAATATCCAAAGTGCAGGAGCAGCAGTTTTTTAATGAAGGTAAAATGGAACAAGGCGTAGTAAATCAAGTGTTATGGTGCAATAGAAATACCCTGCTCTACAAATAGTATTTTACACATGTCAAAATGCATGGATTGTTTAGTGCAGACGTGggcaaaaatcatttcaaagtcatttttttctgtgaaaattaaCTACCAATCACATTGCAATATTAGTAAAATTAAtagcaatgtttttttcccctatgaGGATGTCAACAAGCTTGTTGCTGCGGCTGAACTTTGCACACATTTCCTCACTTCCTCATTTCCCTGGAGGAGCAGATTTATTCCATGAAGTGCACCAAAGCCTCTGGAAGCTTCCCAGGTCAACGCTGAGCTGCCCGGTTACTTTGTTCAACTTTCTGGGTTCTGTTCCCACACTAAGACACAGGTAGTGCTGCTGGCAACTTAGGTCTCATCAACGCAATGTAACGCGAGAGGCGGCAAAGGATTCTTGATTTGCCTGTAATTCATATGtgcaacatcatcatcaaggaGCAAGGAGCAAGAAAAAGAATGCAGATAGGACAGTGAGCTTATAGGAAGTGTGTTGGACCAATGTGACTAATATGGGCTTTTGAGGCATGACACCAGTATATGTGCCTCAGCATGGTGCGGCTCCATCACAGCCTCCAGAGTCTCTCAGGCTGCAGGAGTGGGAGGAAGGTGCGGTGTTAGCCAAGCTACGTCTAATAAATTAGCGTCGGCCGTGCTCGTGCCGAGAGTCCTTCACATTTCATCCAGGGGCTTAGTAGAAAGCAGGCAACACAACACATAACCTTCAGGACGATTCCAAACTAGCCAAAGAACTCTGGTTCATCTGGGACCAGGGTCCAGAGTTCCGGGTTTTTGTAAAGTTCAGAAAAAGTGTTTATCAGGGTCTGGAAGGAGAGCCTGGAGGAGCCGTGCTgacgggagggagggaggcctCGGCTCCCACAGGATCTCCACACGGAAAAGTCAGACGGGATGACAAGAGTTGCTGTAGCTGCttttgggtgtgtatgtgtgtgtgtgtgagatcaggTTGACAAATGAGGGTCCAGTTCAGTCTGAGCCGTCCTGGTTCTCCAGGATCggatctgaggaaaaaaacagagaataggccagactgagtgtgtgaacaaaacacagaatgtatgtatgtgagtgtgtgtgtgtgtgtgtgtgtgtgtgtgtgtgtgtgtgtgtgtgttacctgttaGTGTGCTGCTGATGTTGGGAGGAGAGACGATCAGCACAGCACTGCCAGTCGCTATCTCAGCATCCACCACCGGTGCCTCCACTGAGGGGGAGCTcagagactgacacacacacacacacaattttattGAAAGGACACACAACATAATATATGAGCTATAAGAAGGCTGATTACATTTTTgtactgaagctgctgataatTTGATGAATTTTTACTATGAATTTCACAAATTTTCCCCAGAAATGTCCTCTAACCAGGGTAAAACACTCTGTAACAGCATCAtctacatgtgtatgtgcagaaTATGTAGGCAAGGGACTAATTTGTATTGTCATATTCTGGTTTCCATTTGTCTTCCAAGTGGTTTTATAAAAGTTAACAGTCCATGTGGAGAGTAAAAGAGGCGGAACACATTGGCCAAAACGTTGCCTGAACTTTTAACACCTACAAAaagtgttgatgtttgtttattttatggaaGGGAAGTGAGCAGCTCCACCGGAAGCCCCTGCAACACAGACCGCTGGGCCAACGGTCACTGCTGGGACTAAATCCTCGTCAGATGATAGCTGGTCACTTCCAAGATTGCACCATCATGATACTACAACTCTCATGATTATAGTTGAAAAAGTTCAAGAGCTTCCCCCAGCAGAGTGTTGactaaatgtacaaaatgtaatCAGATAAACTTCAACATATCCACCAGACTGgaggctgaaaaacaaacacaagcctCTAGTTTGCACAAGTCTGAAGTTTGCTCTTGTAAACAGGATTGTTATGGCAAATTATCCTTTACATGGTCCAGTCTGACTATTGCCTTCATCATTTGTGGACAATATTTAGCatgtgttaccatggcaactgaCTGGACCATAGCTCAACGGCCTGATACTGGAAGCTCAACAGATCCACCATGTTTTACCTTATCAGTGAAGCCATCTGCCATTGGTTCCTGTGTTTCCGTGGCAACGTTCTCCGAACCAACCAGGAGACTCGTGGCGTCTAGCCTGTCTTCCTGGTCCGGCCCCTGCGTCTCCACAACGAGCTGCGATTGGCTGAGAGGATCCGAGGAGGCGGGGTCAGAGGTGACGGTTTGGATGATGACGCCGTCGCTGGAGCAGAGGCCGTCCGTCTGAGACCAAAACACACACGTGACGCCCCGCGCTTGTGGAAACACAACTCTACAACCCATCACAGTAAAAATGCTTGGCACTTTAAACTATCAGATTTTTCTCTGATTTCTCCCCCATCAGCACATCTGCACGTGGGAGCAGAAATGATATTtactattaaaataaaatcaataaaactaaCTCAGTTCTACGCTTTTGTTCCATACACACTCTCAGCACTGGAGAGTGTGCAGGAAACTGCACCACTCACCGACAGGCTGTGCAGGATGATGTGTTCAGGAGAGGAGGGCGAGGAGCTTGTCGTCAAGGTAACCGTGCTGTTATTGGCCAAGCTGAGGGGAAGGCCCTGACTGGTGGAGAGGCTGAGCGGCAGGCCCTGATTGGATGTGGTCTGGAGGTAGTAGGTCCCAGGGGTGCCGGTGGGCTGCAGGTGGAAggactggaagagagagaaaaggcctggatatgacgatgatgatgatggtattACATGGAAACAACCAGCTGAACCAGTAtcagtgctgctggttttaATCTGAACCTGCGCTGATGCTTAAACACCACCAACTTGCTATGTTTCAATCAAAACACACGGCTGATATtgaccttttattaaaaatcagagaTGGTCCTATAACTATAATAACTATAACATACCacttgtttgtgtacatgttttAACTATAGACTTGATCCAGCACTAGTTGCCTGTAGTAAGACTTTAACCTAAATTGATAAGTTATGAGATGTAACAAGTGTATTCAtatgtgttattattatgattatcatGGGTTTCAGTGTGCCAGAGGCTTCTGCAGACTGATAAGCAGAATGATATTGAGGGAACACTGAGCTGAGTGACCCATAtcagtcaaactgtgtgtgtgtgtgtgtgtgtgagagagagagagagagagagtgtgctgGGCTCACAGGTAAGATCTCGAAAGTCTGCAGGGCTCCTGTGTTCAGTGTGATGGTCTCACTTTCActggctgcagcagaggagtctgaggctggaacacacacagacacacacacacacacaggggagagTGTGAGCTGCAGGGCAGCAGAGGGAGGCGTGGCAGCCTGACAGCTTCCTGCTGGCTGGAAGGAAGAGTGCCAGTTTCCTGGTGGAGCCTTCATCTTCCCAGGTCTTTGTCTGTGCAGCCATGATGGCTATCACTCACTAGCACTCTGAGCTTGTGCTAACAGGCAGTTATTTACATCAAAATATTGAGGATTATTATGGTTCTTTTTACTGAAGAGCTCAGAGGAATCATCCCTTTAAACTTTCCAGATGTTATTAACACATCTGGTTGTGACAGTAAGCTCCTGGCCTTCCTGGTGTCTCTCTGTGTAAACTAGATAAAGAGCAGAGAGCTCCAGCAGAGGGTCTCACCCAGATGTGTGATCTGCAGTGGGATCTGGACAGGAATCTGCAGCGCCGCAACCGAGCTGGGGGCGGGGCTACTGCCACTCTCCTCCAGGCGCGTGACCCTGATCTGGAGAGAGGACGAGGAGGGACTTCCTGATCCCGCTGCTGTCTGAGAGGACTCCATCAGCTCCTGGAGACCTTTCAGCaagactggacacacacacacacacacacacacacacacacactttgttaaTGTCATCAGTTACATGGATTACAGGATTCAGATTATACATTGCCTTCAGCCCTTTAAACTTCCTTGTTAGCATACTGCAATGAATTCAACTTCTCATATGACTTTATTCTGGTTGTATCAATGCTTATCTTTCTATCACGGGAGGAATCGCTCTGAAAAGTGAGAGGAATGGTACCTCCTGCTGTGTCAAATTACACCACATTCACTTGCACTTGGACAGATGATTTTCAGTCATGTAATTTTTCGACCAgtgacattaaaatgttttttttctactagATTGCCCaaactggggtggcagctgGAGAGGCAAGGCCTATTTTTAGAGCAGCAGCTGCCACACTCTGCCACCCTGGTAGATCTGTTTctgatatatatacatacacacactttttataACTGAAAGAAAAGTGAGGGTTTATAAATCTTAAATGATACTGTATCCTTAGGGAAGCAGACCTTTCTTATATTTTTCACAACAGGCTTCGCTGTAATGTGAATATGTTGAAGCAGAGACTGTTTCTCAGTTTTAAAGAGAAGTGGTCAAATGATGTATGGCTGAAGCCCAAGCTCAGATCATATGTTCAGATGAAAGATTGTTTTGCTCCTGAACCCTATGTCACCTCTTTTCTAACCAGAAGCCAGAGGTCACTGTGTGCCCAGCTGAGGAGTGGTACCCTGCCCCTGGCCATTGAAGGAGGGCGGTTCACAGCCATCCCTGAAGAGAATAGGATCTGTAatgtctgtgatttaaaagatgttgaaaatgaatttcattttatgttttattgcaccCTGTATGATGATTTGAGGGTCCCTTTATTTGAGgccatgcaaaaccaaaaacctgagCTATTTTGGGTAGATGATGGCCATAAAttgaaatggctctttaatgCTGAAGTATTTAAGACTGCAAATTTTATTGCCAAGGCTTGGAATAGaaggcagcatattttgtttaactgaTGCTTTGATGGGTACATtttggatttgactttgtatGCCTGATTTATTCTAATGcgtattttgttgttgctgttgttgtatgtttgagtatggttttgtaatgtgtgtaacagtgtcttgtaagcccatatGGGCTGGGCTTCTGAGTGAAGTATGACActtagaaaaaagaaatcaatcaatcatgtaAAACCCTTTCTCCTGAATGTGGAAGATGTCtggggaagaaaacaaaatgggtTTTCCTTGCTCTAGTTTCAACAGTTTTAGTGCCCCAGGGTCTAATGGCTACTTCAGATGATTTTCCTCCCTGACAAAAATACAATTCTGGGAAAAACTCTGAATATTTGGGCAACTGTTTTGCATAAATACAGTCATTTCTTTTTGactttcttcattttgtttttgttgtcatttttagaGACTGAACCAGAAATGAGAGGGTTGGAATGACATGAGGAAGGTCTTGGTGTGATCTGTAACCCTCAACATCACAACCACATGGTCCACACACCTCAGCCAAGTTACAGACACTCACTGCTGGCACACCATATCCACTATCAGCAGCTCCAGTTCAATACATGGCAATATTTGCCTTCAAATGCCCAGACAGGAAAACTCTGTTAAAAAGTATCCGCTAAAGAAGAGGGAAGACATGGACTAGAAAACACCAGAAAGAAACGAAAAcaatgtatgtgtttgtgtgtgtgtaccgctGAAGGGGATCTCCTTGTGATTGGCTACTTGTCTCTTGATGCTCCACCACTTGGATCGCAGCCACTGGGGGGATCGAACGCTGCTCCACCCACCTGCAAGCTCCTCCCACTTTATGTCATTCtcatcctccacctccagctctgatatcctgaacacacacccaAGTTCAGTTTTATCAAGTTCAGGCAACACAGATATGTAGGTGTGAATTTGCATGATCTTTCGTTATCATTCCCATTCTAtttgcatgcgcacacacacacacacacacactctcctccctGTGTACCTGCGGATTAGGTTCAGGTCGTCTTCCTTCGTCCACTCTGTTCCTCCGCTGTGTTTCCAGTTCAGGTAGTTGAGCCATTTGGAGCGACACTGTTTCTCTGAGCGCGTGCGGACCTGGTCGGCAACCGACGCCCACGAGACGCCCCCGGTGACGGCCACGCCCGGCGACACGCCCGCCATCTCGTACACCACCTCGGCGAGGcgtctctcctcttcttcgCTCCATTTACCTGTCACACAGAAAGACGGAGGAAACAAACGCATGAGATGAGCAAACCGAAAAGTTACAAAACTTTAAAGACCTGTCACAGAAATGATGACTGCTGGACAACGCCGCTGCAGAGAGAGCACTTGAAAACCTAgagaaacatttaaatatgtaatcacAGCCCAACTTTATCATTTTTTAGCGTCTTTCTGATATTTCCAGGTcgtttttgtcagtttgggAATTTTCCAGGTGTTCTTCATGCGTGGCAACACACACTCTTCTCTGTACCTGTGTTGCATGTGTCCTTCATGAGTCGGCAGCGGTCCTTGACAGAGGAGGCGCTGCGGCCCAGAGCTGCTCCTATCGTTGCCCAGTCGTTCCCGTGCTTCTGCCTCagcctgagcacacacacaacacacacacaccgagtgtAAAGGGTAAAATAATACACAACAGAGGATTTTTTATCCTGACAGAAGATGAACAGGGGTTTTACTTACGCTTTTAGTTTCTCAATCTCTTCAGGAGTGTACCTATAAAAGGAGAACGAACAAATTGTCactggagagaagaaaaaccATAGAGCTGAACAACAGGTTTACATCAAGAAAAATAACATCCTAACCTccattatatatatatcatagGTGGATCATAAAAGGAGTTAGGCCCATGTACAATTTTCCATTCCATACAGCAGGTTAAATATGAAGGCTGTAATTGGGTAGAATTGAATAACAtcaggaaatgacaaaaagatgGATATTAATGATGAATTTAAGACTTCATTAATTCAAACTTAGGGCTACTTTTGTCAGACTTTGAAGGCCTAATATTTGTGTAATTATCTGAAGACATACTGACATATTTACAGCTTTGTGTACTCACTTCCCCACGTGGTTGCGGTTGTCGTACATGCGCAGCACCCGTCTGTACACGGCAAACAGCGGCCTGTTTAGACCCCAGGCGACGCTGCGGTAGAaatccttcctctcctctttggaCATCTCGAATATGATCTCTGCTGGGTCCTCCATGCCGcggccctgacacacacacatacaaacatttaCAGAGAATGTGCATGGCGAGTGGTGTGCTGTATGTGGCATGGAGAGTGACAGGACTGAGTTACAGTGAgagcaaaaacaagaacacCTACCTTCACATAGCGCTCAATGTTGTTCATGAGAATGTCTATCTCCTCCTTGGACCACATGCCCTGCTTCCACTTATGACCTAAACACAGATATTATACCCCacattatatgttttttttaagcaagtAGCCTCATGTTTACAGTATGTACAATGTAATAACATAAGTAATAACATAAGCCACAGCTCATACTGccctctgttctcctctttaTTATGTTAGGT includes these proteins:
- the dmtf1 gene encoding cyclin-D-binding Myb-like transcription factor 1; the encoded protein is MSTGAEEEEAVTLETVNSVTLTQDSDGSIILHCPPNDEDSEPLQKKLRLTTEGQEDPDAPPQFSVVTLPMSESEESFEVTMTATADSELSEEGVAQIQILQEDEDSLSSHQKTEEVSPVSQAWFTTKEDKDTLANKGHKWKQGMWSKEEIDILMNNIERYVKGRGMEDPAEIIFEMSKEERKDFYRSVAWGLNRPLFAVYRRVLRMYDNRNHVGKYTPEEIEKLKALRQKHGNDWATIGAALGRSASSVKDRCRLMKDTCNTGKWSEEEERRLAEVVYEMAGVSPGVAVTGGVSWASVADQVRTRSEKQCRSKWLNYLNWKHSGGTEWTKEDDLNLIRRISELEVEDENDIKWEELAGGWSSVRSPQWLRSKWWSIKRQVANHKEIPFSVLLKGLQELMESSQTAAGSGSPSSSSLQIRVTRLEESGSSPAPSSVAALQIPVQIPLQITHLASDSSAAASESETITLNTGALQTFEILPSFHLQPTGTPGTYYLQTTSNQGLPLSLSTSQGLPLSLANNSTVTLTTSSSPSSPEHIILHSLSTDGLCSSDGVIIQTVTSDPASSDPLSQSQLVVETQGPDQEDRLDATSLLVGSENVATETQEPMADGFTDKSLSSPSVEAPVVDAEIATGSAVLIVSPPNISSTLTDPILENQDGSD